From a single Bos indicus isolate NIAB-ARS_2022 breed Sahiwal x Tharparkar chromosome 11, NIAB-ARS_B.indTharparkar_mat_pri_1.0, whole genome shotgun sequence genomic region:
- the HADHB gene encoding trifunctional enzyme subunit beta, mitochondrial isoform X2 translates to MTSLLTYTLKNLPNTSKWALRFCMRPLSSSSQLQAAAASQTKSKKTLAKPNIRNIVVVDGVRTPFLLSGTSYKDLMPHDLARAALSGLLHRTSVPKDVVDYIIFGTVIQEVKTSNVAREAALGAGFSDKTPAHTVTMACISSNQAMTTAVGLIASGQCDVVVAGGVELMSDIPIRHSRKMRKMMLDLNKAKTLAQRLSIISKFRLNFLSPELPAVSEFSTSETMGHSADRLAAAFAISREEQDEYALRSHSLAKKAQDEGLLSDVVPFKVPGRDTVTQDNGIRPSSLDQMAKLKPAFIKPYGTVTAANSSFLTDGASAVLIMAEEKALAMGYKPKAYLRDFMYVSQDPKDQLLLGPTYATPKVLEKAGLTMNDIDVFEFHEAFSGQILANLKAMDSDWFAQNYMGRKAKVGLPPLEKFNNWGGSLSLGHPFGATGCRLVMAAANRLRKEGGQYGLVAACAAGGQGHAMIVEAYPK, encoded by the exons aTGACTTCCCTCTTgacttacactttaaaaaatcttcccAATACATCAAAATGGGCCCTCAGATTTT GTATGAGACCTCTGAGCAGTTCCTCCCAGCTACAAGCTGCCGCAG CTTCCCAGACTAAATCGAAAAAAACCCTAGCCAAACCCAACATAAGGAATATTGTGGTGGTGGATGGTGTTCGCACTCCATTTTTGCTATCAGGCACTTC aTATAAAGACCTGATGCCACATGATTTGGCTAGAGCAGCACTTTC GGGTTTGTTGCATCGGACCAGTGTCCCAAAGGATGTTGTTGATTATATCATCTTTGGCACAGTTATACAGGAAGTGAAAACAAGCAATGTGGCTAGAGAG GCTGCCCTCGGAGCCGGCTTCTCTGACAAGACTCCTGCTCACACTGTCACCATGGCTTGCATCTCTTCCAACCAAGCCATGACCACAG CTGTCGGCCTGATTGCTTCCGGCCAATGTGACGTGGTCGTGGCAGGTGGTGTAGAGTTGATGTCTGACATCCCTATTCGCCATTCaaggaaaatgaggaaaatgatgCTGGATCTCAATAAGGCCAAGACTCTGGCTCAGCGACTCTCTATAATCTCTAAATTCAGATTGAATTTCCTATCGCCAGAG CTTCCTGCAGTGAGTGAGTTCTCCACCAGTGAGACCATGGGCCACTCTGCAGACCGACTGGCTGCTGCCTTTGCTATTTCTCGGGAGGAGCAGGATGAATACGCATTGCGCTCTCACAGCCTGGCCAAAAAGGCACAGGATGAAGGACTCCTTTCTGATGTTGTGCCCTTCAAAGTACCAG GAAGAGATACAGTTACACAAGATAATGGGATTCGTCCTTCCTCTCTGGATCAGATGGCCAAACTAAAACCTGCATTCATCAAGCCCTATGGCACAGTGACAGCTGCAAATTCTTCTTTCCTG ACCGATGGTGCGTCTGCAGTGCTGATTATGGCAGAGGAAAAAGCTCTGGCCATGGGTTATAAGCCGAAGGCATATCTGAG GGATTTCATGTACGTGTCCCAGGATCCAAAAGATCAGCTTTTACTTGG ACCAACGTATGCTACTCCAAAAGTTCTGGAAAAGGCAGGATTAACAATGAATgatattgatgtttttgaatttcatGAAGCTTTCTCA GGTCAGATTTTGGCTAATTTGAAGGCCATGGATTCTGATTGGTTTGCACAAAACTACATGGGTAGAAAAGCCAAG GTTGGATTGCCTCCTTTGGAGAAGTTTAACAACTGGGGTGGATCACTGTCTCTGGGGCACCCATTTGGAGCCACTGGCTGTCGGTTGGTCATGGCAGCTGCCAACAGGTTACGGAAGGAAGGAGGCCAGTATGGTCTAGTAGCTGCCTGTGCAGCTGGAGGGCAG
- the HADHB gene encoding trifunctional enzyme subunit beta, mitochondrial isoform X1 has product MNQNFRMTSLLTYTLKNLPNTSKWALRFCMRPLSSSSQLQAAAASQTKSKKTLAKPNIRNIVVVDGVRTPFLLSGTSYKDLMPHDLARAALSGLLHRTSVPKDVVDYIIFGTVIQEVKTSNVAREAALGAGFSDKTPAHTVTMACISSNQAMTTAVGLIASGQCDVVVAGGVELMSDIPIRHSRKMRKMMLDLNKAKTLAQRLSIISKFRLNFLSPELPAVSEFSTSETMGHSADRLAAAFAISREEQDEYALRSHSLAKKAQDEGLLSDVVPFKVPGRDTVTQDNGIRPSSLDQMAKLKPAFIKPYGTVTAANSSFLTDGASAVLIMAEEKALAMGYKPKAYLRDFMYVSQDPKDQLLLGPTYATPKVLEKAGLTMNDIDVFEFHEAFSGQILANLKAMDSDWFAQNYMGRKAKVGLPPLEKFNNWGGSLSLGHPFGATGCRLVMAAANRLRKEGGQYGLVAACAAGGQGHAMIVEAYPK; this is encoded by the exons ATGAATCAGA atttcagaaTGACTTCCCTCTTgacttacactttaaaaaatcttcccAATACATCAAAATGGGCCCTCAGATTTT GTATGAGACCTCTGAGCAGTTCCTCCCAGCTACAAGCTGCCGCAG CTTCCCAGACTAAATCGAAAAAAACCCTAGCCAAACCCAACATAAGGAATATTGTGGTGGTGGATGGTGTTCGCACTCCATTTTTGCTATCAGGCACTTC aTATAAAGACCTGATGCCACATGATTTGGCTAGAGCAGCACTTTC GGGTTTGTTGCATCGGACCAGTGTCCCAAAGGATGTTGTTGATTATATCATCTTTGGCACAGTTATACAGGAAGTGAAAACAAGCAATGTGGCTAGAGAG GCTGCCCTCGGAGCCGGCTTCTCTGACAAGACTCCTGCTCACACTGTCACCATGGCTTGCATCTCTTCCAACCAAGCCATGACCACAG CTGTCGGCCTGATTGCTTCCGGCCAATGTGACGTGGTCGTGGCAGGTGGTGTAGAGTTGATGTCTGACATCCCTATTCGCCATTCaaggaaaatgaggaaaatgatgCTGGATCTCAATAAGGCCAAGACTCTGGCTCAGCGACTCTCTATAATCTCTAAATTCAGATTGAATTTCCTATCGCCAGAG CTTCCTGCAGTGAGTGAGTTCTCCACCAGTGAGACCATGGGCCACTCTGCAGACCGACTGGCTGCTGCCTTTGCTATTTCTCGGGAGGAGCAGGATGAATACGCATTGCGCTCTCACAGCCTGGCCAAAAAGGCACAGGATGAAGGACTCCTTTCTGATGTTGTGCCCTTCAAAGTACCAG GAAGAGATACAGTTACACAAGATAATGGGATTCGTCCTTCCTCTCTGGATCAGATGGCCAAACTAAAACCTGCATTCATCAAGCCCTATGGCACAGTGACAGCTGCAAATTCTTCTTTCCTG ACCGATGGTGCGTCTGCAGTGCTGATTATGGCAGAGGAAAAAGCTCTGGCCATGGGTTATAAGCCGAAGGCATATCTGAG GGATTTCATGTACGTGTCCCAGGATCCAAAAGATCAGCTTTTACTTGG ACCAACGTATGCTACTCCAAAAGTTCTGGAAAAGGCAGGATTAACAATGAATgatattgatgtttttgaatttcatGAAGCTTTCTCA GGTCAGATTTTGGCTAATTTGAAGGCCATGGATTCTGATTGGTTTGCACAAAACTACATGGGTAGAAAAGCCAAG GTTGGATTGCCTCCTTTGGAGAAGTTTAACAACTGGGGTGGATCACTGTCTCTGGGGCACCCATTTGGAGCCACTGGCTGTCGGTTGGTCATGGCAGCTGCCAACAGGTTACGGAAGGAAGGAGGCCAGTATGGTCTAGTAGCTGCCTGTGCAGCTGGAGGGCAG